The Streptomyces sp. NBC_00224 genome has a window encoding:
- a CDS encoding LLM class F420-dependent oxidoreductase, with protein MVQIGYTMMTEQTGPRALVSDLVAAERAGFDFSVTSDHYFPWLESQGHASYAWSVLGAAAQATTRIPLMTYVTCPTVRYHPVVVAQKAATMQLLSQGRFRLGLGSGENLNEHVVGAGWPSPQVRLEMLDEAVDVIRALFEGGNVNHQGAFFDVANARLWDLPDELPPIGIAVSGERSCAIAGRSADLVIATEPKSELLDAFDRHGGGGKPRVGQLPVCYDTDRDAAIARAHDQFRWFGGGWPVNAELPGPSGFEGATRYVTPQDVAKAIPCGDDVTAFVDAVRPFVEAGFTEVALVQIGGEHQLPFIHWAETKLMPALREL; from the coding sequence ATGGTGCAAATCGGCTACACGATGATGACCGAGCAGACCGGTCCCCGTGCCCTCGTCTCCGACCTGGTCGCCGCGGAGCGCGCGGGCTTCGACTTCTCCGTCACCTCCGACCACTACTTCCCCTGGCTGGAATCCCAGGGACACGCGTCGTACGCGTGGAGCGTGCTCGGCGCGGCCGCCCAGGCCACCACGCGGATTCCGCTGATGACGTACGTGACCTGCCCGACGGTCCGCTACCACCCCGTCGTCGTCGCCCAGAAGGCGGCGACGATGCAGCTGCTGTCCCAGGGGAGGTTCCGCCTCGGCCTGGGCTCCGGGGAGAACCTCAACGAGCACGTGGTGGGCGCCGGATGGCCCTCTCCGCAGGTCCGCCTGGAGATGCTGGACGAGGCCGTCGACGTCATCCGCGCCCTCTTCGAAGGCGGCAACGTCAACCACCAGGGCGCCTTCTTCGACGTGGCGAACGCACGGCTGTGGGATCTGCCGGACGAGCTGCCGCCCATCGGGATCGCCGTCTCCGGCGAGCGCTCCTGCGCGATCGCGGGCCGCTCCGCCGACCTCGTCATCGCCACCGAGCCCAAGTCGGAGCTGCTCGACGCCTTCGACCGGCACGGCGGCGGCGGAAAGCCCCGCGTGGGCCAGCTGCCCGTCTGCTACGACACCGACCGGGACGCGGCGATCGCCCGCGCGCACGACCAGTTCCGCTGGTTCGGCGGCGGCTGGCCGGTGAACGCGGAGCTCCCCGGGCCGTCGGGCTTCGAGGGCGCCACTCGGTACGTCACACCGCAGGACGTGGCGAAGGCCATCCCGTGCGGCGACGACGTCACCGCCTTCGTCGACGCCGTACGGCCGTTCGTCGAGGCGGGCTTCACCGAGGTCGCCCTCGTCCAGATCGGC
- a CDS encoding MFS transporter yields MTTRAVSPAGPRRLLALAQLTNSVGDGAYLVTSALYFTRVVGLAPARIGLGLTLAWAVGSVAGVPLGRLADRRGPRGTAVLLALATSAAVASFLVVRSFVPFLLAACLYATAQSGLSAARQSLLAGLVAETERTATLARLQATLNAGLAVGAALGGVALHSGTTGAYLTVFALDAASFLVCALLLTRLPRVAPVPSPGGERGGPTVLKDRPYVVVALLNTVLLLRMPLLSLGIPLWITQRTAAPAWLVSALFVLNTGAVMLFQVRTARNVKGLASAVRAVRRSGAVMLAACAVFALSAAGDEPWVATAALVGGSVLLVVAEMLHSAGSWQIGFDLAPADRIGEYQGLFGTGVTVARTLGPLLLTALLVDWGSPGWLLLGGMILVASYAMGPATLRSARRAAPLAAAPTRVPSGQSG; encoded by the coding sequence ATGACGACCAGAGCGGTGTCTCCCGCAGGCCCCCGGCGCCTTCTCGCGCTGGCCCAACTGACCAATTCCGTGGGCGACGGCGCGTACCTCGTCACCTCCGCCCTGTACTTCACACGCGTCGTCGGCCTCGCCCCGGCGCGCATCGGCCTGGGGCTGACCCTCGCCTGGGCGGTCGGCTCGGTCGCGGGCGTACCGCTCGGACGGCTCGCGGACCGGCGCGGGCCCCGGGGGACGGCGGTGCTGCTGGCCCTGGCGACCAGCGCGGCGGTGGCGTCGTTCCTGGTCGTACGCTCCTTCGTACCGTTCCTCCTGGCCGCCTGCCTCTACGCCACCGCCCAGTCGGGGCTGTCGGCGGCCCGTCAGTCGCTCCTCGCCGGACTGGTGGCCGAAACGGAGCGGACCGCGACGCTGGCGCGCCTCCAGGCCACGCTCAACGCGGGGCTCGCCGTGGGCGCGGCGCTCGGGGGCGTGGCCCTGCACTCCGGCACGACCGGCGCGTACCTCACGGTCTTCGCCCTGGACGCGGCGAGCTTCCTGGTGTGCGCACTGCTGCTGACGCGACTCCCCCGGGTCGCGCCCGTGCCGTCACCCGGCGGCGAGCGCGGCGGCCCGACGGTCCTCAAGGACCGCCCGTACGTCGTCGTCGCCCTCCTCAACACCGTGCTGCTCCTGCGGATGCCGCTGCTCAGCCTGGGGATTCCGCTGTGGATCACTCAGCGCACGGCCGCACCGGCCTGGCTGGTATCGGCGCTGTTCGTACTCAACACCGGTGCGGTGATGCTCTTCCAGGTCCGAACGGCCCGGAACGTCAAGGGACTTGCGAGCGCCGTGCGGGCCGTGCGCCGCTCCGGCGCGGTGATGCTGGCGGCCTGCGCGGTCTTCGCGCTGTCCGCCGCGGGCGACGAACCGTGGGTGGCCACCGCGGCGCTCGTCGGTGGCTCGGTGCTCCTGGTCGTGGCCGAGATGCTGCACTCGGCGGGCTCCTGGCAGATCGGCTTCGACCTGGCCCCGGCCGACCGGATCGGCGAGTACCAGGGCCTGTTCGGCACCGGCGTCACCGTCGCCCGCACCCTGGGCCCGCTCCTGCTGACCGCGCTCCTGGTGGACTGGGGCAGCCCGGGGTGGCTGCTGCTCGGCGGGATGATCCTGGTGGCCTCGTACGCGATGGGGCCCGCGACGCTCAGGAGCGCGCGCCGAGCGGCCCCCCTCGCCGCGGCCCCCACCCGGGTCCCCTCCGGTCAGTCCGGCTGA
- a CDS encoding TetR/AcrR family transcriptional regulator, with translation MSPRQQRGEVTVDRLLTAALRVFAESGQQGFTVSAVTRASGVSLGSLYHHFGSFDGLAAALYTRCMEQLFDEMTAVLTRARTARTGIRALVQCYLRFTEEHPDVALFLHASAYSGYLAAHADEIRRVKANKLAAIAAWLGPRVEAGEIAPLPSPLIDVLILGPPAETARRWLSSTYDIDLAQAYRILPDRVWRSLQPD, from the coding sequence ATGTCGCCTAGGCAGCAGCGCGGTGAGGTCACCGTCGACCGCCTGCTGACCGCCGCGTTGCGGGTGTTCGCCGAGTCGGGCCAGCAGGGATTCACCGTCAGTGCCGTCACGCGTGCCAGCGGGGTCAGCCTCGGCAGCCTCTACCACCACTTCGGCAGCTTCGACGGTCTCGCCGCCGCTCTCTACACCCGGTGCATGGAGCAGCTGTTCGACGAGATGACCGCCGTGCTCACCCGGGCCCGCACTGCCCGCACCGGCATCCGCGCGCTCGTCCAGTGCTATCTGCGCTTCACCGAAGAGCACCCGGACGTCGCCCTCTTCCTGCACGCCTCCGCCTACTCCGGCTACCTCGCCGCCCACGCCGACGAGATCCGCAGGGTCAAGGCGAACAAGCTGGCGGCCATCGCGGCCTGGCTGGGCCCCCGAGTCGAGGCCGGCGAGATCGCACCCCTCCCCTCGCCCCTGATCGACGTCCTCATCCTCGGGCCCCCGGCCGAAACCGCACGCCGCTGGCTGTCCAGTACGTACGACATCGACCTGGCCCAGGCGTACCGGATCCTGCCCGACCGGGTCTGGCGCTCGCTTCAGCCGGACTGA
- a CDS encoding alpha/beta fold hydrolase, producing MTLSHDVAGTGPAVLLLHSTVCDRRMWDPQVSALVGAGYQVVRCDFRGFGQTPMPDRPYNNAEDVVALLDALGIERTAVIAASGGGRVALEIAARWPGQVASLGLLCTALAGHEPTAELDAFGDREDALIEAGDIAGATDLNVDAWVGPDADQATRELVRLMQRNAFDVQIAAEEEFGQIKVEPDLSAIKAPTLLVSGDHDFADFRQIAVHLTGVLADARHLELSWAGHLPNLERPDEVNRILVDFLRETYAAV from the coding sequence GTGACTCTTTCCCATGATGTGGCCGGAACCGGCCCCGCAGTGCTCCTGCTCCACTCCACCGTCTGCGACCGGCGGATGTGGGACCCCCAGGTGTCGGCGCTCGTCGGCGCCGGCTACCAGGTGGTGCGCTGCGACTTCCGCGGCTTCGGCCAGACGCCCATGCCGGACCGGCCGTACAACAACGCGGAGGACGTCGTCGCCCTGCTGGACGCGCTCGGCATCGAGCGCACGGCGGTGATCGCGGCGTCCGGCGGCGGCCGGGTCGCGCTGGAGATCGCGGCCCGTTGGCCAGGGCAGGTCGCCTCGCTGGGACTGCTCTGCACCGCGCTGGCCGGGCACGAGCCCACCGCCGAACTCGACGCGTTCGGCGACCGCGAGGACGCGCTGATCGAGGCCGGCGACATCGCCGGGGCGACCGACCTCAACGTGGACGCCTGGGTGGGCCCCGACGCCGACCAGGCCACCCGGGAGCTGGTGCGCCTGATGCAGCGCAACGCCTTCGACGTCCAGATAGCCGCCGAGGAGGAGTTCGGCCAGATCAAGGTCGAGCCCGACCTCTCCGCGATCAAGGCCCCCACCCTGCTCGTCTCCGGCGACCACGACTTCGCGGACTTCCGGCAGATCGCCGTCCACCTCACCGGTGTGCTCGCCGACGCCCGCCACCTCGAACTCTCCTGGGCCGGTCATCTCCCCAACCTGGAGCGCCCCGACGAGGTGAACCGCATACTCGTCGACTTCCTGCGCGAGACGTACGCGGCGGTCTGA
- a CDS encoding N-acetyltransferase family protein, with the protein MKSENTDRSGARPTPYVRPRTDRDLDACVDALAAVHERDGYPVNWPDRPADWLAQPSLLSAWVAELDGRVAGHVGLSLSGTGDVAPGLWSARAGVGPDATAVVSRLFVAPEARGHGIGGLLLARAVSEAQARGLHPVLDVVASDTAATALYERLGWELLAEVEQEWGPRQTVAVRCYAAGV; encoded by the coding sequence GTGAAGAGCGAGAACACCGACCGGTCCGGCGCCCGCCCGACCCCGTACGTCCGCCCCCGAACGGATCGCGACCTCGACGCGTGCGTCGACGCGCTCGCCGCCGTCCACGAGCGCGACGGCTACCCGGTGAACTGGCCGGACCGCCCCGCCGACTGGCTCGCTCAGCCGTCGCTCCTCTCGGCCTGGGTGGCCGAGCTGGACGGCCGCGTCGCCGGTCATGTCGGTCTGTCGCTCAGCGGTACGGGGGATGTGGCGCCCGGTCTGTGGAGCGCCCGCGCGGGAGTGGGTCCGGATGCGACCGCCGTGGTCAGCCGGCTGTTCGTGGCTCCCGAGGCGCGCGGCCACGGGATCGGCGGGCTGCTGCTGGCCCGGGCGGTGAGCGAAGCCCAAGCTCGCGGTCTGCATCCGGTGCTCGACGTGGTGGCCTCGGACACCGCAGCGACGGCGCTGTACGAACGCCTGGGCTGGGAGCTGCTGGCCGAGGTTGAGCAGGAGTGGGGACCCCGGCAGACCGTGGCCGTCCGCTGCTACGCGGCGGGCGTCTGA
- a CDS encoding IclR family transcriptional regulator, producing the protein MLEGAFSLLEALARVEEGGLSELAASAGLPKTTVHRMLDQLVALDAVERRSGRYRMGPAIVRLGRAWSPDRPLRTAAAGPLRHLAAATRASVSVTVSGTGSPLVVAALPGEVDDVFPLRAGAVLPPGSAAEVVLVTAGPATAPPEGHCATRWRRRIEVAHEQGTAIDYYEADVLVACLAAPVRAPSGKVVAALAVSVLDRRRLAEAGEPLRRAARMIGANLARMPRAWQL; encoded by the coding sequence GTGCTGGAGGGCGCGTTCTCGCTGCTGGAGGCGCTGGCGCGGGTGGAGGAAGGGGGACTGAGCGAGCTGGCGGCCAGCGCGGGGCTGCCCAAGACCACCGTGCACCGCATGCTCGACCAGCTCGTGGCGCTGGACGCGGTGGAGCGCCGGTCGGGCCGGTACCGGATGGGACCGGCGATCGTCCGGCTTGGCCGGGCCTGGAGCCCCGACCGGCCGCTGCGCACGGCCGCCGCCGGGCCGCTGCGGCACCTCGCCGCGGCCACCCGCGCCAGTGTCAGCGTGACGGTGTCCGGCACTGGGAGCCCGCTGGTCGTGGCCGCGCTGCCCGGCGAAGTGGACGACGTCTTCCCGCTGCGGGCCGGTGCGGTCCTGCCGCCCGGGAGCGCAGCCGAGGTGGTCCTGGTGACGGCCGGACCGGCCACGGCGCCGCCCGAGGGCCACTGCGCCACGCGCTGGCGGCGACGTATCGAGGTGGCGCACGAGCAGGGCACGGCCATCGACTATTACGAAGCCGATGTGCTGGTGGCCTGTCTGGCGGCGCCCGTGCGCGCCCCGTCGGGAAAGGTCGTCGCCGCGCTCGCCGTGTCCGTCCTCGACCGCCGTCGGCTCGCCGAGGCGGGCGAACCGCTGCGCCGCGCGGCCCGCATGATCGGCGCGAATCTGGCACGGATGCCGCGGGCGTGGCAGCTCTGA
- a CDS encoding UBP-type zinc finger domain-containing protein, whose protein sequence is MTSKPDPHLAMIRDVVPRTPQGCEDCLRLGSPWVHLRLCLTCGHVGCCDSSPLRHARAHAASEEHPVVRSFEPGEDWRWCFVHDALV, encoded by the coding sequence ATGACCAGCAAGCCCGACCCGCATCTGGCCATGATCCGCGACGTGGTGCCCCGAACCCCGCAGGGCTGCGAGGACTGTCTGCGCCTGGGTTCCCCCTGGGTCCACCTGCGGCTCTGCCTCACGTGCGGCCACGTAGGCTGCTGCGACTCCTCCCCGCTGCGCCATGCCCGCGCGCACGCCGCGAGTGAGGAGCACCCCGTCGTGCGCTCCTTCGAACCCGGCGAGGACTGGCGCTGGTGCTTCGTCCACGACGCCCTCGTCTGA
- a CDS encoding DUF1876 domain-containing protein — protein sequence MTTLVGWHVELEFSEVGDRTSAVGLVRLGDGTEVKGHGYAMRHPSDPEQLRVGEEIAGSRVLMDLASQLLQKAHIEIDEASGRRSRPLNR from the coding sequence ATGACCACACTCGTCGGGTGGCATGTGGAGCTGGAGTTCTCCGAGGTCGGGGACCGCACCAGCGCCGTGGGCCTGGTCAGACTCGGTGACGGCACCGAGGTGAAGGGGCACGGCTACGCCATGCGCCACCCCTCGGACCCCGAGCAACTGCGGGTCGGAGAGGAGATCGCGGGCTCGCGGGTCCTGATGGACCTCGCGTCCCAGCTGTTGCAGAAGGCCCACATCGAGATAGACGAGGCATCGGGGCGCCGGTCCCGCCCGCTGAACCGCTGA
- a CDS encoding cupin domain-containing protein: MAGLVRKSFDAPEEVRPFEGGKGRLELVNVGGGQVGRATFEPGWKWSEHVKPIAQTDSCLVAHAAYVVSGRMKVVMNDGQEEDFGPGDYMNIAPGHDAWVLGDDPCVVVDWMGFSDYAKR, encoded by the coding sequence ATGGCCGGTCTCGTACGGAAGAGTTTCGATGCGCCGGAGGAGGTCCGTCCGTTCGAGGGCGGCAAGGGGCGCCTGGAGCTGGTCAACGTGGGCGGGGGGCAGGTCGGCCGGGCCACGTTCGAGCCAGGCTGGAAGTGGTCAGAGCACGTCAAGCCGATCGCGCAGACCGACAGCTGTCTGGTCGCCCACGCGGCCTATGTCGTCTCCGGCCGTATGAAAGTCGTCATGAACGACGGCCAGGAAGAGGACTTCGGCCCCGGCGACTACATGAACATCGCGCCCGGCCACGACGCCTGGGTCCTCGGCGACGACCCGTGCGTCGTCGTCGACTGGATGGGCTTCTCGGACTACGCGAAGAGGTAG
- a CDS encoding chitinase — protein MRRMRTLRAVLTATVTAVATAGLAVLGGGSAQAATPLPAHVFAPYFEAWTGESPAALAAQSGAKHLTMAFIQTASKGSCTPYWNGNSGMPIASSTFGSDIRTIQANGGDVIPSFGGYTADTTGTEIADSCTDVGQIAAAYEKVITTYDLSRLDMDIEVDSLDNSAGIDRRNKAIKQVQDWAAANGRKIEISYTLPTTTSGLASSGLAVLRNAVSNGARVDVANIMTFDYYDNASHNMANDTQTAAQGLYNQLAQLYPGKTSAQLWGMIGITEMPGVDDFGPAETFTLANATQVYNWAVSKGINTLSFWALQRDNGGCPGGAAADNCSGIQQNTWDFSHIFEPFTSGTTAPANDFSVTASPATGSVAAGSSATTTVKTAVTAGQAQSVNLTVGGAPAGVTASLSPTSVTAGGSSTLTVSTTSAAVSGTYTLTVTGSNASAAHSATYTLTITGGNGHQCTATAWNATSVYTGGMQVSHKSHNWKAKWWTQGEEPGTTGEWGVWQDLGAC, from the coding sequence ATGAGACGCATGCGTACCCTCCGCGCGGTCCTGACCGCGACCGTCACCGCCGTGGCCACGGCGGGTCTCGCCGTGCTCGGCGGCGGCTCCGCCCAGGCCGCGACCCCCCTGCCGGCCCATGTCTTCGCCCCCTACTTCGAGGCCTGGACCGGCGAGAGCCCCGCCGCCCTTGCCGCGCAGTCCGGCGCGAAGCACCTGACGATGGCGTTCATCCAGACGGCGTCCAAGGGCTCCTGTACGCCGTACTGGAACGGCAACAGCGGTATGCCGATCGCCTCGTCCACCTTCGGCAGCGACATCAGGACCATCCAGGCCAACGGCGGGGACGTCATCCCCTCCTTCGGCGGCTACACCGCGGACACCACCGGCACCGAGATCGCCGACAGCTGCACCGACGTCGGCCAGATCGCCGCCGCGTACGAGAAGGTCATCACGACCTACGACCTCTCCCGCCTCGACATGGACATCGAGGTCGACTCGCTGGACAACAGCGCCGGAATCGACCGGCGCAACAAGGCGATCAAGCAGGTCCAGGACTGGGCGGCGGCCAACGGCCGCAAGATCGAGATCTCGTACACCCTCCCCACCACCACCTCGGGTCTCGCCTCCAGTGGCCTCGCCGTGCTCCGCAACGCGGTGAGCAACGGGGCGCGCGTCGACGTCGCCAACATCATGACGTTCGACTACTACGACAACGCCTCCCACAACATGGCCAACGACACCCAGACGGCGGCCCAGGGGCTGTACAACCAGCTCGCCCAGCTGTACCCCGGCAAGACCTCGGCCCAGCTGTGGGGCATGATCGGCATCACCGAGATGCCGGGCGTCGACGACTTCGGGCCCGCCGAGACGTTCACCCTGGCCAACGCCACCCAGGTCTACAACTGGGCGGTCTCCAAGGGCATCAACACCCTCTCGTTCTGGGCGCTCCAGCGCGACAACGGCGGCTGCCCCGGCGGCGCGGCCGCGGACAACTGCTCCGGCATCCAGCAGAACACCTGGGACTTCAGCCACATCTTCGAACCCTTCACCTCGGGTACCACCGCTCCCGCCAATGACTTCTCGGTGACGGCCTCGCCCGCCACCGGCTCGGTGGCGGCGGGCAGTTCGGCCACCACCACGGTCAAGACGGCGGTCACGGCGGGCCAGGCGCAGTCCGTGAACCTCACCGTCGGCGGCGCCCCGGCCGGTGTCACCGCCTCGCTCAGCCCCACCTCGGTGACGGCGGGCGGCTCGTCCACGCTGACGGTGTCGACGACCTCGGCGGCCGTGTCGGGCACGTACACCCTCACCGTGACCGGCTCCAACGCCTCCGCCGCTCACTCGGCCACGTACACCCTGACCATCACCGGCGGGAACGGCCACCAGTGCACGGCCACCGCGTGGAACGCCACGTCCGTCTACACCGGCGGGATGCAGGTGTCGCACAAGAGCCACAACTGGAAGGCCAAGTGGTGGACGCAGGGCGAGGAGCCCGGCACCACCGGTGAGTGGGGTGTCTGGCAGGACCTGGGGGCCTGCTGA
- a CDS encoding vWA domain-containing protein → MPDAPATDGWAVDVVLCIDVTGSMSPVLKQVKEGALSFHGRLKAVMARRGMDIGRMRLRVIAFRDFGADRDRAIERTSFLDLPEQTAQFAEFIAGLKATGGGDVPESGLEALALAVRSPWSARNESNGDRRHIVVLFTDAPAHPLGRHTPRRRAAKSPSDRPPWWSSRRRSGSSASPEDYDVYPRSLDELHDQWGREGQDGAVMDQSAKRLLIFAPEQKPWRDIAETWDKTLFVPSVAGTGLKEIALDEVISTIARNL, encoded by the coding sequence ATGCCGGACGCTCCGGCGACAGACGGCTGGGCCGTGGACGTCGTGCTCTGCATCGATGTGACGGGCAGCATGTCCCCGGTCCTGAAACAGGTGAAGGAAGGGGCGCTGTCCTTCCACGGGCGGCTGAAGGCCGTGATGGCCCGGCGCGGGATGGACATCGGCCGCATGCGGTTACGGGTGATCGCCTTCCGCGACTTCGGCGCGGACCGCGACCGCGCGATCGAGCGCACGTCGTTCCTGGACCTGCCCGAACAGACCGCGCAGTTCGCGGAGTTCATCGCGGGGCTCAAGGCGACCGGCGGGGGCGACGTCCCCGAGTCGGGGCTCGAAGCGCTCGCACTCGCGGTCCGGTCGCCCTGGTCGGCGCGGAACGAGTCGAACGGCGACCGGCGGCACATCGTCGTCCTCTTCACCGACGCGCCGGCCCACCCCCTGGGCAGACACACCCCTCGTCGGCGCGCCGCCAAGTCCCCCTCGGACCGGCCGCCGTGGTGGTCGTCCCGACGCAGGTCCGGGTCGTCCGCCTCCCCCGAGGACTACGACGTCTACCCGCGCAGCCTGGACGAACTCCACGACCAGTGGGGCCGCGAGGGCCAGGACGGCGCCGTGATGGACCAGTCCGCCAAACGACTGCTGATCTTCGCGCCGGAGCAGAAACCGTGGCGCGACATCGCGGAGACCTGGGACAAGACCCTGTTCGTCCCCTCGGTGGCGGGCACCGGGCTCAAGGAGATCGCCCTGGACGAGGTCATCAGCACGATCGCCCGCAACCTGTGA
- the gcvH gene encoding glycine cleavage system protein GcvH: MSKIPADLRYTLFHQWVRDEGDGVLAVGLTDYARQALGDIEFLELPAAGKTVSRKEAVGTVESVKAANDIYAPLAGEIVATNADAVATPQTVNTDPYGVWLFKLTPAQGEPTDDLLTAEQYQAAVGG, encoded by the coding sequence ATGTCGAAGATTCCCGCCGACCTGCGCTACACCCTGTTCCACCAGTGGGTCCGGGACGAGGGCGACGGCGTTCTCGCGGTGGGCCTCACCGACTACGCACGCCAGGCCCTGGGCGACATCGAGTTCCTGGAACTGCCCGCCGCCGGAAAGACCGTTTCCCGCAAGGAGGCCGTCGGCACGGTGGAATCGGTGAAGGCGGCGAACGACATCTACGCGCCGCTCGCCGGTGAGATCGTCGCCACCAACGCGGACGCCGTCGCCACCCCGCAAACGGTCAACACCGACCCGTACGGCGTCTGGCTCTTCAAGCTGACCCCGGCCCAGGGCGAGCCGACGGACGACCTCCTCACGGCGGAGCAGTACCAGGCGGCTGTCGGGGGCTGA
- a CDS encoding CchlQ, translating into MDWGTLVATFSGGSIAISGTVLADYLRHRREGERGVGARRRAVYLEFITAAEACFTRLRHLAQTPGEEPDLEAATRVALREGGIQEVRERLFIEASTGVAGAGQGMFEQLRALRRAVATGAGADSRVFHEAYHPYIAAVWAYRVAVREELEGQSLTPAAFGWARWDGKDRCPVCREAGSAAAVAGA; encoded by the coding sequence GTGGACTGGGGCACGCTCGTCGCGACGTTCAGTGGTGGTTCGATCGCGATTTCCGGGACCGTGCTGGCCGACTATCTGCGCCATCGCCGTGAGGGCGAGCGCGGGGTCGGGGCGCGGCGGCGGGCGGTGTATCTGGAGTTCATCACCGCCGCCGAGGCGTGCTTCACGCGGTTGCGCCACCTCGCGCAGACGCCCGGTGAGGAGCCCGACTTGGAGGCGGCCACGCGGGTGGCGCTTCGCGAGGGCGGGATCCAGGAGGTGCGCGAGCGGCTGTTCATCGAGGCCAGCACGGGCGTCGCCGGCGCCGGGCAGGGCATGTTCGAGCAACTCCGCGCGCTGCGCAGGGCGGTGGCCACCGGCGCCGGGGCGGATTCACGTGTGTTCCACGAGGCGTACCACCCCTACATCGCGGCGGTGTGGGCCTACCGGGTCGCCGTGCGCGAGGAGTTGGAGGGTCAGTCCCTTACGCCCGCGGCCTTCGGATGGGCCAGGTGGGACGGGAAGGACCGCTGCCCCGTGTGCCGGGAGGCAGGATCGGCCGCGGCGGTCGCGGGAGCCTGA
- a CDS encoding antitoxin, with amino-acid sequence MSVMDKLKQMLKGHEDQAGQGIDKAGDFVDEKTQGKYSSQVDTAQDKLKEQLGSDRREERGEGPPM; translated from the coding sequence ATGTCCGTGATGGACAAGCTCAAGCAAATGCTCAAGGGGCACGAGGACCAGGCCGGCCAGGGCATCGACAAGGCCGGTGACTTCGTCGACGAAAAGACCCAGGGCAAGTACAGCAGCCAGGTCGACACGGCCCAGGACAAGCTCAAGGAGCAGCTGGGGTCGGACCGCCGTGAGGAGCGCGGGGAAGGCCCGCCCATGTGA